The following proteins are co-located in the Paenibacillus sp. JNUCC32 genome:
- a CDS encoding copper amine oxidase N-terminal domain-containing protein, with amino-acid sequence MKKTVILLTSAALMFATAAGTISAKPSNTPPGKTSNAASPKGPKEKETRNDKQQTEEVDSSDKSSKEEDQVQESTTPETEKANDPSTDKVDSKNKGHKGYKGLLNAIQNVEDKPAGAVLANILLTEYAAELTDEQQKQLEAIIEKDKALEAAADMLETNGSVTEAVYLQEEAIKANFKNLDLYKTMGKLNKKAGKKNGVKLYVNGEASDTEPFVKKGNTYVPFRAIAEALEAEVIWNPEKRSITVSKDGVSIQLLVGSKTASVNGKKISLDAPATVTKGNTYVPVRFISEALNATVKWESESQTVVVYEEKAE; translated from the coding sequence ATGAAAAAAACAGTCATCCTGCTAACCAGCGCGGCCCTGATGTTTGCGACCGCCGCAGGCACGATCTCAGCCAAACCAAGCAACACGCCCCCCGGCAAGACAAGTAACGCGGCATCGCCAAAGGGACCAAAAGAAAAAGAAACTCGTAATGACAAGCAGCAAACCGAGGAAGTCGATTCCTCTGATAAGTCCAGCAAAGAAGAGGACCAGGTTCAGGAATCCACAACGCCGGAAACAGAGAAAGCAAACGACCCTTCCACCGATAAAGTCGATTCCAAGAACAAAGGACACAAAGGATACAAAGGTTTGCTAAATGCCATTCAAAACGTTGAGGATAAACCGGCAGGCGCCGTTCTAGCCAATATTTTGCTTACCGAATATGCGGCCGAGTTAACGGACGAGCAACAAAAACAACTTGAGGCCATTATTGAAAAGGACAAGGCGTTAGAAGCGGCAGCGGACATGCTCGAAACAAACGGCAGCGTGACTGAAGCCGTGTATTTGCAAGAAGAAGCCATCAAAGCCAATTTTAAAAACCTGGATCTTTACAAAACCATGGGAAAGCTCAATAAAAAGGCAGGTAAAAAGAATGGAGTTAAGCTGTATGTGAACGGCGAAGCTTCGGACACCGAACCGTTTGTCAAAAAAGGCAATACATATGTTCCTTTTCGCGCCATAGCCGAGGCTTTGGAGGCTGAGGTTATATGGAATCCTGAAAAGCGTTCCATCACCGTCTCGAAGGACGGAGTGAGCATCCAACTCCTGGTTGGCAGTAAAACAGCGTCCGTCAATGGCAAGAAAATTTCGCTGGATGCCCCAGCTACCGTTACCAAGGGCAATACGTATGTGCCCGTACGCTTTATTAGCGAGGCATTGAATGCTACCGTCAAGTGGGAATCGGAAAGTCAGACCGTCGTTGTCTATGAAGAGAAAGCAGAATAG
- a CDS encoding ABC transporter substrate-binding protein, translating to MKFAGRFCMVLWIVVIMVSATGCMAGRNGADSSMSHQPERPFDDVRITAYMAKNPVADILRAHLPEFEKQTGIKVDFQALTNEQLSQKMFVQMTVGSESPDVFMIRPLEELSLYENNGWLTPLESYAVSDPRYDFADFSSTALESVTVNGKLLAVPLSTEQQILYYRKDLLEKKGIEVPQTLEELEAAVKQVHDPEHGMYGFVARGQRSALVTQLSSFVYSEGGNFLSADKAALNTKETLKGIQRYVRLLGNYGPPDALSYSWPQSADLFAQGKAVFFTDASAIYSLLAQSGLAKEKIGYALFPAGDAGRKPYSTTAWAIGINANSARKDAAWAFIEWASGRDMVLQAQKIGNPGARSSLWHDKEGISGFPDELIPVINESIPIGMSYDRPKVIHVKEARDIIGGIVVKGIIGEDVGIAAESANVQLQELIDSEK from the coding sequence ATGAAGTTTGCAGGACGTTTCTGCATGGTGTTATGGATTGTCGTCATCATGGTGTCGGCGACCGGATGCATGGCGGGGAGGAACGGGGCCGACAGCAGTATGTCTCACCAACCGGAACGCCCGTTTGACGATGTGCGGATTACCGCTTATATGGCTAAAAATCCGGTTGCGGATATCCTTCGCGCCCATCTTCCCGAATTTGAGAAGCAGACGGGTATCAAGGTGGATTTTCAAGCGTTGACCAATGAGCAGCTCAGCCAAAAGATGTTCGTACAGATGACGGTAGGTAGCGAAAGTCCCGATGTGTTCATGATCCGGCCGCTGGAAGAGCTAAGTCTGTATGAGAACAACGGCTGGTTAACGCCCTTGGAATCGTATGCCGTATCGGACCCGCGTTACGACTTCGCCGATTTCTCTTCAACGGCGCTGGAATCGGTAACGGTGAACGGGAAGCTGCTTGCCGTCCCGCTATCGACGGAGCAGCAGATACTATACTATCGCAAGGACCTGCTAGAGAAAAAAGGGATCGAAGTCCCGCAGACCTTAGAAGAGCTGGAAGCGGCGGTTAAACAGGTGCATGATCCCGAGCATGGCATGTACGGATTTGTCGCTAGAGGGCAGCGAAGCGCTCTCGTAACCCAGCTATCGTCATTCGTTTACTCCGAGGGCGGGAATTTTCTAAGCGCAGATAAAGCGGCATTGAACACAAAGGAAACGCTCAAGGGGATTCAGCGATATGTAAGGCTGCTCGGAAACTATGGACCGCCCGATGCGCTTAGTTACAGCTGGCCGCAATCCGCAGATCTCTTTGCGCAAGGAAAAGCGGTATTTTTCACCGATGCCAGCGCGATCTACTCCCTGCTAGCGCAATCGGGATTAGCCAAGGAGAAGATCGGGTATGCGCTCTTTCCGGCAGGTGATGCCGGTCGCAAGCCGTATAGCACCACTGCATGGGCCATTGGCATCAATGCGAATTCTGCCCGCAAGGATGCTGCCTGGGCATTCATCGAGTGGGCTTCGGGCAGGGACATGGTGCTGCAAGCCCAGAAGATCGGTAATCCGGGAGCGCGGAGCTCGCTGTGGCATGACAAGGAAGGAATCTCCGGCTTTCCGGATGAGCTGATTCCGGTCATCAATGAATCCATTCCGATCGGAATGAGCTACGACCGTCCAAAAGTCATTCACGTGAAGGAAGCACGGGACATTATCGGCGGTATCGTGGTGAAAGGAATTATCGGCGAAGATGTCGGAATTGCTGCGGAGTCGGCAAACGTTCAATTGCAAGAACTGATCGACAGCGAGAAGTAG
- a CDS encoding sensor histidine kinase translates to MKRLRTSTFAKLTTLLAVLVIPIILLYAYSHQVSINVVRSAVEEGQRNRLTFFMSQMDTMIDQLTKYSVIASNDDGIKSYLAERSGSTPMERIDSQQRITDMLNMQIATSSWDSQILMYLTPYRELLTTDLSARYDAEYLAHAHKQNWTYQRDSRGQAFFSWMRTSASSQDLIVEVRFTDQNLVNMLNRLKQDGDSEPFLYAPDGTVIANSTSVEETIRMAAGTLNELRLGEEGSRIVQSGQGKYVMNYVLSSSLGWYLVDFVRLDSVYSPITLSSALFYISVSLLLVLVLLLTLLLYRNVQRPISRLLHAVRRIRDGQYKTRLKDVPKNEFMYLFHSFNNMAEQIEELIERVYKESLRSKEATLKQLQSQINPHFLYNCLFYIKNMANLGDKEAVVAMALNLGEYYRYTTRLEKPTAPLEEEVKLVDNYLTIQMLRLQRLTFEIEVPDSMMQLEIPRLLLQPIVENAVIHGVEDQLDFAMIHISGEIEGSRCRIRIDNNGQGMDVGIIDKLNRQVEEPLNESGGFGLWNIHQRLVTRYGKHAGLAFSESPSGGLRVEICWEIPSREGRDNVVYIADR, encoded by the coding sequence ATGAAGCGGTTAAGAACAAGTACGTTTGCCAAGCTTACAACATTGCTGGCGGTCCTGGTTATTCCGATTATTTTGCTGTATGCCTACTCCCATCAGGTCAGCATCAACGTCGTCCGTTCGGCTGTGGAGGAGGGCCAGCGGAACCGACTGACGTTTTTCATGAGTCAGATGGACACCATGATCGACCAGCTAACGAAATATTCGGTGATCGCGAGCAATGATGACGGGATTAAGAGTTATCTGGCGGAGCGCTCAGGCAGCACTCCCATGGAACGAATCGACAGCCAGCAGCGGATCACGGATATGTTGAACATGCAGATTGCAACTAGCAGCTGGGACAGCCAAATCTTAATGTACCTGACGCCGTATCGTGAATTGCTGACAACCGACTTGTCGGCAAGGTATGATGCCGAATACTTGGCTCATGCCCATAAGCAAAACTGGACTTATCAACGGGATTCGCGAGGACAAGCTTTTTTTAGCTGGATGAGAACGTCCGCTTCTTCGCAGGATCTGATCGTGGAGGTCCGTTTCACCGACCAGAATCTGGTCAATATGCTGAATCGGTTGAAACAGGACGGGGACAGCGAGCCATTCCTGTATGCACCTGACGGAACCGTTATTGCCAACAGCACATCGGTCGAAGAAACGATACGAATGGCCGCCGGCACCCTGAACGAATTGCGACTCGGGGAAGAGGGCAGCCGAATCGTGCAATCGGGGCAAGGCAAATATGTAATGAATTACGTCTTGTCCAGCAGTTTGGGCTGGTATCTGGTGGATTTCGTCCGGCTGGACAGCGTATATTCCCCGATCACCTTAAGCAGCGCCCTCTTTTATATTTCCGTATCGCTCCTGCTTGTTCTCGTTTTACTGCTGACCTTGTTGTTGTACCGCAATGTCCAGCGTCCGATTTCCCGCCTGCTTCATGCGGTGAGAAGGATTAGGGACGGTCAATACAAGACGCGCCTGAAGGATGTGCCGAAGAACGAGTTCATGTATCTGTTTCACTCCTTCAACAACATGGCAGAGCAAATCGAGGAGCTCATCGAACGGGTATACAAAGAGTCTTTGCGATCCAAGGAAGCCACGCTTAAGCAGCTCCAATCGCAAATTAACCCTCACTTCCTGTATAACTGCCTGTTCTACATCAAAAACATGGCCAATCTTGGCGATAAGGAAGCTGTCGTGGCCATGGCCCTGAACTTGGGGGAGTATTACCGGTACACGACGCGACTGGAAAAACCGACCGCGCCCCTTGAAGAGGAAGTGAAGCTGGTTGACAATTATTTAACGATTCAGATGCTGCGGCTTCAGCGACTAACCTTCGAGATCGAGGTTCCTGACAGCATGATGCAGCTCGAGATTCCGCGTCTTCTGCTTCAGCCTATCGTGGAAAATGCCGTCATCCATGGTGTTGAGGATCAGTTGGATTTCGCGATGATTCATATTTCCGGTGAAATCGAAGGGAGTCGATGCAGGATCAGAATTGACAACAACGGCCAGGGCATGGACGTAGGCATCATCGACAAGCTGAATCGACAGGTCGAAGAGCCTTTGAACGAAAGCGGAGGATTCGGTCTATGGAACATTCATCAGAGACTGGTCACCCGGTACGGCAAACATGCGGGCCTGGCCTTTTCAGAATCGCCGTCAGGAGGACTTCGCGTGGAAATATGCTGGGAAATACCGAGTAGGGAAGGGAGGGATAACGTTGTATACATTGCTGATCGTTGA
- a CDS encoding response regulator transcription factor, producing the protein MYTLLIVDDEASVVEGLAHTIPWQKIGIDEVHKAYSAFEALEILQTQPVDIMISDITMPRMNGLELVEITKSKWKHIKTILLSGYADFAYAKEAITLGTYEYLLKPVSDEVVLEKVGGAVESLRQERESSETYNRAVQAFRVNLPHIRGEFLNQLLQGMKSPKNVWAEKLELLEMKSAIGNQAALMLVRMEDRLTEMSPYDSSIMEYAIGNMADEIFGERFRLWRCRDIHGYLVFFVFESDDSAAGMHPHEHSEENELKHFAAQLQMNVSRYLKGTISVLIGKRGSFPEDVRKLYQDSLFALRRHIGSHSDMFVYAEDEEELHPVRSLQKCYEPPLLPHLLESGSWKQIQEKLEQILKELSLAHSQSQEHVTEAFFYIYSSLSAYAHKNGRSLADIVGASLADVTGLSQCTTAATLGKWVGQVLPLLESSAEQATRSDRSAAVSRMKRFIRDHLSQDISLQAIADHMYMHPVHVSRLFKMETGSNVSDYVLRLKMEQAAELLADHSLKNFEIALKLGYHNPNYFIRVFKKYYSVTPQEYRNSLETGMP; encoded by the coding sequence TTGTATACATTGCTGATCGTTGATGATGAAGCAAGCGTGGTGGAGGGGCTTGCGCATACGATACCTTGGCAGAAAATCGGGATCGATGAGGTGCACAAGGCATACTCTGCTTTCGAAGCGCTGGAAATACTGCAGACGCAGCCGGTCGACATCATGATTTCCGACATCACGATGCCACGGATGAACGGCCTCGAGCTTGTCGAGATCACGAAATCAAAATGGAAGCATATCAAAACGATCCTGCTGTCCGGGTATGCCGATTTTGCTTACGCGAAGGAAGCCATTACGCTTGGCACTTATGAGTACCTGCTAAAACCCGTCAGCGACGAAGTCGTTCTTGAAAAAGTAGGCGGAGCTGTGGAATCGCTGCGGCAGGAGCGTGAGTCCAGCGAAACCTATAATCGCGCGGTTCAGGCTTTTCGGGTTAATCTGCCACATATTCGAGGCGAATTCCTGAATCAGCTGCTTCAAGGCATGAAATCACCAAAGAACGTTTGGGCCGAAAAACTGGAGCTGCTTGAAATGAAATCCGCCATCGGAAACCAAGCGGCTCTGATGCTTGTACGCATGGAGGACCGTCTGACGGAAATGAGCCCTTATGACTCCTCCATCATGGAGTACGCGATCGGAAACATGGCGGACGAGATCTTCGGGGAACGGTTTCGATTGTGGCGATGCAGGGACATACATGGATATCTGGTCTTTTTTGTTTTTGAAAGCGATGATTCGGCTGCTGGAATGCACCCTCATGAGCATTCGGAGGAGAATGAGCTCAAGCATTTCGCTGCACAGCTGCAGATGAATGTCAGCCGTTACCTGAAAGGAACAATCTCCGTCTTGATAGGAAAGCGAGGTTCCTTCCCGGAAGATGTCCGAAAGCTGTATCAAGACAGTCTTTTCGCTTTGCGCCGCCATATTGGCAGCCACAGTGATATGTTCGTTTACGCAGAAGATGAGGAGGAGCTGCATCCGGTCCGTTCCTTGCAAAAGTGTTATGAGCCTCCGCTGCTCCCTCATCTGCTGGAATCCGGCAGTTGGAAGCAAATCCAAGAGAAACTTGAGCAGATCCTGAAGGAATTGTCGCTCGCGCACAGCCAATCTCAAGAGCATGTAACCGAAGCCTTTTTCTATATATATTCCTCGCTAAGCGCATATGCGCACAAGAACGGACGCAGTCTGGCCGATATCGTCGGAGCGTCCCTTGCGGATGTAACGGGACTCTCGCAATGCACGACTGCGGCCACGCTCGGCAAATGGGTGGGCCAAGTTCTGCCTCTACTGGAGTCAAGCGCCGAACAGGCAACGCGCAGCGACCGGAGCGCTGCCGTGTCCCGGATGAAACGGTTCATACGGGATCATCTGTCTCAGGATATTTCCCTGCAAGCCATTGCGGACCATATGTATATGCATCCGGTTCACGTGTCCCGCCTCTTTAAAATGGAGACCGGATCGAACGTGAGCGATTATGTGCTCCGATTGAAAATGGAGCAAGCGGCCGAGCTGCTGGCCGACCACTCCTTGAAAAACTTCGAAATTGCCCTGAAGCTGGGATACCACAACCCGAATTATTTTATTCGGGTGTTCAAAAAGTATTATTCCGTGACGCCGCAAGAATACCGAAACAGTTTGGAAACCGGAATGCCGTAA
- a CDS encoding ABC transporter substrate-binding protein produces the protein MMKMKKNSIRWVTAALVMILMAGCSVGGTGGSGSGSEEPGKETLTFWMKKQMFEEQNQMIQERAKQFGEEHDVNVNVEFIAYEDFYPKWSAAIESGTTPDVSFFGYQEVGQFYAKDVLEEVTDVVGSVENVNGEIQDSLKTSVSFEDKLYGVPFWTESTALYYRKDMLQAAGYSEPPGTWEEFREMAKALTDSSKGIYGAGLGYGKGNSDAEWLTRAIIWSYGGSLDTEDGKNVAVNTPETLQAVQLIRDIFIEDKVTPPSSIGWDDSGNNKSYLSGQSAMIFNVGSLAATIKNDNPELYENTGIAMLPAGPKGAVVPGISNNLGIFKASANKELAKSFIEYMTDKAWYGQWVQNGAPLTGPIYTDLANESVWQEEKNKGFVDSIAHFAFLGYPAEYSPKAGEIYNLRYVNDVFQKMLLDSGFTAQQAVDELQSKIEAVYAK, from the coding sequence ATGATGAAGATGAAGAAAAACTCCATACGATGGGTAACGGCAGCTTTAGTCATGATATTGATGGCAGGATGCAGCGTAGGGGGAACGGGTGGCAGCGGATCAGGGAGTGAGGAGCCGGGCAAGGAAACCCTGACATTCTGGATGAAGAAGCAGATGTTCGAAGAGCAAAACCAGATGATCCAAGAGAGGGCAAAACAGTTCGGGGAAGAGCATGATGTGAATGTCAACGTGGAGTTTATCGCTTACGAGGACTTTTATCCGAAATGGTCGGCAGCCATCGAATCGGGTACTACGCCGGACGTCTCCTTCTTCGGCTACCAGGAAGTCGGACAGTTCTATGCCAAGGACGTTCTTGAGGAGGTTACCGACGTTGTGGGCAGCGTGGAGAACGTAAACGGGGAAATACAGGACAGCCTGAAAACCTCCGTGTCGTTCGAGGACAAGTTATACGGAGTGCCGTTCTGGACCGAGTCCACGGCTTTATACTATCGCAAGGACATGCTTCAGGCAGCCGGTTACAGCGAGCCGCCTGGAACCTGGGAGGAATTCCGCGAAATGGCGAAGGCACTCACGGATTCTTCCAAAGGGATATACGGCGCAGGACTCGGGTACGGGAAAGGCAATTCCGATGCCGAATGGCTGACCCGGGCGATCATCTGGTCCTACGGAGGTTCCCTCGATACCGAGGACGGCAAGAATGTAGCGGTGAATACGCCCGAAACTCTTCAGGCGGTTCAGTTGATCAGGGACATTTTCATCGAAGATAAGGTAACGCCTCCGAGCTCCATCGGATGGGATGACAGCGGCAACAACAAATCGTATTTAAGCGGCCAGTCGGCCATGATCTTCAACGTCGGCAGCTTGGCTGCGACGATCAAGAACGATAATCCCGAATTGTACGAGAATACGGGGATCGCCATGCTGCCCGCAGGACCGAAGGGAGCGGTAGTGCCTGGCATTAGCAACAATCTAGGCATATTCAAGGCATCTGCGAACAAGGAGCTTGCCAAATCCTTCATCGAATATATGACGGACAAAGCGTGGTACGGCCAGTGGGTGCAGAATGGAGCTCCATTGACCGGTCCGATTTACACGGACCTGGCAAACGAATCCGTATGGCAGGAGGAGAAGAACAAAGGATTCGTCGACTCCATCGCACATTTCGCTTTCCTTGGATACCCTGCGGAGTATAGCCCGAAGGCTGGAGAGATTTATAACCTTCGATATGTCAACGACGTTTTCCAAAAGATGCTTCTGGATTCCGGCTTCACGGCTCAACAAGCAGTGGACGAATTACAGAGCAAGATCGAGGCGGTATACGCGAAGTAG
- a CDS encoding carbohydrate ABC transporter permease — protein sequence MKSLEVQTTPGKTRAPRRERSDTSSRLAYLLMSPVLIYLLAVMALPFCWAVYLSLTNKVVGVPETFIGLRNYTELFTDSVFWKAVWNTVVFTMVAVILKAVFGMIMALVLNENIVARNFFRVMLFLPWTIPTIVSVFTWQWIYSDVGGVLNAMLLKTGLIDSPVGWLATPDLAMFSVILVNVWRGIPFMGIAILAGLQTVSKEMYEAAMLDGAGAIKRFFYMTLPSVKEVTILSSVITTIWTLNDFEIIWLLTRGGPDNGTQVLSTLSYTVGFLNMSLGKAIAISLITLPPLIMLINYVTKRSLASDK from the coding sequence ATGAAAAGCTTGGAAGTCCAAACAACGCCGGGGAAAACCCGGGCGCCTAGGCGGGAACGAAGTGATACAAGCAGCAGGCTGGCTTATCTTCTCATGAGTCCGGTGCTAATCTATTTGCTGGCTGTCATGGCGCTCCCTTTTTGCTGGGCGGTCTATCTTAGCTTGACGAATAAAGTGGTCGGCGTTCCCGAAACGTTCATCGGCCTGCGCAACTATACGGAGCTATTTACCGATTCCGTGTTTTGGAAGGCGGTATGGAATACGGTTGTCTTTACGATGGTGGCCGTCATTTTGAAAGCGGTCTTCGGGATGATTATGGCGCTCGTGCTTAACGAGAATATCGTTGCTCGAAACTTTTTCAGGGTGATGCTGTTTCTTCCGTGGACCATCCCCACGATCGTCTCCGTATTTACCTGGCAGTGGATTTACTCCGACGTCGGCGGCGTGCTGAATGCCATGCTCCTCAAAACAGGGCTCATCGACAGTCCCGTCGGTTGGTTGGCCACACCGGACCTGGCCATGTTCTCGGTCATTCTCGTCAACGTGTGGCGGGGCATTCCGTTCATGGGCATTGCCATATTGGCCGGACTGCAGACGGTGTCCAAAGAGATGTATGAAGCCGCTATGCTGGATGGAGCGGGAGCGATCAAGCGCTTTTTCTACATGACGCTCCCCTCGGTAAAAGAAGTGACCATACTGTCTTCCGTCATCACCACCATCTGGACGCTGAACGACTTCGAGATTATCTGGCTGCTGACACGCGGCGGTCCAGACAATGGCACGCAGGTGTTATCCACGCTTAGCTATACCGTCGGCTTTCTGAACATGAGTCTCGGCAAAGCAATTGCGATTTCCCTCATTACGCTGCCGCCGCTTATCATGCTGATCAATTATGTGACCAAGCGTTCGCTGGCGTCCGACAAGTAA
- a CDS encoding carbohydrate ABC transporter permease — protein MKNSLGKQVTVYSTLALLLIFALFPLYWMVITSFKSNGEIYSMTPTFWPKEFLGTAYDKLINEKGFMTNIKNSLFVSLIVSLFSITVSMLAAYAISKLRFRGRSFISKSILYAYLMPRAVLFIPLYMLVTAIGINNSIYGLMLIYPTITIPYATWMLISYFRSIPDEIEEAAMIDGCSRIRTMTKIIFPLSAPGIAATFIFSFTLCWSEYLYALVVVTKGADKTITLGLSDMIVGDVFAWGPLMGGSIIASIPVIVMYLFTSKYMVSGMTVGGVK, from the coding sequence ATGAAGAATTCGCTCGGCAAGCAAGTTACGGTATACTCGACGCTCGCGCTGCTGCTAATATTCGCGCTCTTCCCTTTATATTGGATGGTGATTACCTCCTTCAAATCCAACGGGGAGATCTATTCCATGACGCCTACGTTTTGGCCGAAGGAATTTCTCGGAACCGCCTACGATAAGCTGATCAACGAAAAGGGCTTTATGACGAATATCAAAAACAGCTTGTTCGTCTCGTTGATCGTATCCTTGTTCTCGATCACGGTCAGCATGTTGGCTGCATATGCGATCTCCAAGCTCAGGTTTCGAGGAAGAAGCTTCATCTCCAAAAGCATTCTGTATGCGTACCTGATGCCGAGAGCCGTTCTGTTTATCCCGCTGTACATGCTGGTGACGGCCATCGGCATCAACAATTCCATTTACGGTCTCATGCTGATTTATCCGACGATCACGATTCCGTATGCTACGTGGATGCTCATTTCCTATTTTAGATCCATCCCGGACGAGATCGAGGAAGCGGCCATGATCGATGGATGTTCGCGAATCCGTACGATGACCAAGATCATTTTTCCGTTATCGGCTCCGGGCATTGCGGCTACCTTCATTTTTTCGTTCACGTTATGCTGGAGCGAATATCTGTATGCATTGGTTGTTGTCACAAAAGGCGCTGACAAGACGATCACGCTGGGATTGTCGGATATGATCGTCGGCGACGTCTTCGCATGGGGACCCCTGATGGGTGGCTCCATTATTGCATCGATTCCGGTCATCGTGATGTATCTGTTTACATCAAAATATATGGTAAGCGGAATGACGGTAGGAGGAGTTAAATAA